Proteins from one Anaerobranca californiensis DSM 14826 genomic window:
- a CDS encoding DegV family protein — translation MAIKLVVDSTADLSKDIIEKYDITVVPLNVHFGDEVFKDGIDLNTESFFAKLQNSEVMPRTSQPSPGDFHKVYTSLLSQGHSIISIHISDNLSGTYQSAVIAKNMLENADITIIDSKSASLGLGLIAYQGAKLIEQGKDVREIQDILNKIIEDQLVCFGVDTLEFLQKNGRIGKASALIGTLLNVKPILTLNSEGIVAPLGKVRGRNKVIPYLVEKIKERFNDDLVNVAIAHALTPEQKDELLAYAKQELNINEILEGNIGSVIGTNTGPGMIAIAAHKKIV, via the coding sequence ATGGCAATTAAATTAGTTGTAGACAGCACCGCAGATTTATCTAAAGATATCATAGAAAAATATGATATAACTGTAGTGCCTTTAAATGTCCATTTTGGAGATGAAGTTTTCAAAGATGGAATAGATCTAAATACAGAAAGTTTTTTTGCTAAACTTCAAAATTCAGAAGTTATGCCTAGAACTTCCCAACCATCTCCTGGGGACTTCCATAAAGTATACACTTCCCTTTTATCCCAAGGACATTCCATCATTTCTATTCATATTTCCGATAATTTAAGTGGAACTTACCAATCTGCAGTAATAGCTAAGAATATGTTGGAGAATGCTGACATAACTATTATTGATTCTAAATCAGCTTCCCTTGGTTTAGGATTAATAGCATATCAAGGGGCAAAATTAATCGAACAAGGGAAAGATGTTAGAGAAATACAAGACATTTTAAATAAAATTATTGAAGATCAATTAGTCTGTTTTGGTGTAGATACTTTAGAATTTCTCCAAAAAAACGGACGTATAGGTAAGGCTTCAGCACTTATAGGTACTTTATTAAATGTTAAACCAATTCTCACATTAAATTCTGAAGGAATTGTAGCTCCTTTAGGAAAAGTAAGGGGAAGAAATAAAGTCATTCCTTACTTAGTTGAAAAGATTAAAGAGAGATTTAATGATGACTTAGTCAATGTAGCAATTGCCCATGCCCTAACTCCTGAGCAAAAGGATGAGTTGCTAGCTTATGCTAAACAAGAGTTAAATATTAACGAGATATTAGAAGGCAATATTGGCAGTGTCATTGGTACAAATACAGGTCCTGGAATGATTGCCATTGCTGCCCATAAAAAAATAGTTTAG
- the acpP gene encoding acyl carrier protein: protein MSVFDRVKKIIVEHTNVSEDVVTLDASFQDDLDLDSLDIMDLLMVFEEEFDVQIPDEELQKIKTVGDVVNYINE from the coding sequence ATGAGCGTATTTGACAGAGTAAAAAAAATAATAGTGGAACATACCAATGTAAGTGAAGATGTTGTAACTTTAGATGCTAGCTTCCAAGATGATTTGGATTTAGATTCCCTTGATATTATGGATTTACTTATGGTATTTGAAGAAGAATTTGATGTGCAAATTCCCGATGAAGAACTACAGAAAATTAAGACTGTAGGTGATGTAGTAAATTATATCAATGAATAA
- the plsX gene encoding phosphate acyltransferase PlsX yields MVKIALDVMGGDNAPQAPILGGVEALKTDNELYIYFVGPVQAIKEQLSKLDVEKLQGRYEIIDAQEVITNDDKPVEAVRRKKDSSLVKAVTLVKEGKANSVVTAGNTGAFMAAGYFILGRIKGISRPALAPIFPAQGGKHTVVLDIGANMDATAENLLQYGKMGSIYAQRVFKIKNPKVGLLNVGVEEGKGNEVTKGAYDLLKNDPSINFIGNVEARDVPMGVADVIVCDGFVGNVMLKFMEGLASFIFTSLKEELTRGVFRTIGAMLLKPAFKDFKKKMDYSEHGGAPLLGVKGACIKSHGSSDAKAIKNAILKQGKGMIEVLEKFNEGI; encoded by the coding sequence ATGGTTAAAATTGCTTTAGATGTTATGGGGGGAGATAATGCTCCACAAGCTCCAATTTTAGGGGGTGTAGAAGCATTAAAAACTGATAATGAACTATACATATATTTTGTGGGACCGGTGCAGGCTATTAAAGAGCAATTATCTAAATTAGATGTAGAAAAACTCCAAGGACGTTATGAAATAATAGACGCTCAGGAAGTAATAACTAACGATGATAAACCAGTGGAAGCTGTTAGAAGGAAAAAAGATTCTTCACTAGTAAAGGCAGTAACTTTAGTAAAAGAAGGTAAAGCAAATTCTGTAGTTACAGCAGGGAACACTGGAGCGTTTATGGCTGCAGGTTATTTTATATTGGGTAGGATTAAAGGTATTTCAAGACCTGCTTTAGCACCTATTTTCCCTGCTCAAGGAGGCAAACACACTGTAGTACTAGATATCGGTGCTAATATGGATGCAACTGCTGAAAATTTATTACAATACGGGAAAATGGGGAGTATTTATGCTCAAAGGGTATTTAAGATAAAAAATCCTAAAGTTGGCCTTCTAAATGTTGGAGTAGAAGAAGGAAAAGGAAATGAAGTTACCAAAGGAGCTTATGATCTATTAAAAAATGATCCCAGTATCAATTTTATAGGCAATGTTGAGGCAAGGGATGTACCTATGGGTGTAGCTGATGTGATAGTTTGTGATGGTTTTGTAGGAAATGTAATGCTCAAGTTTATGGAGGGTTTAGCTTCATTTATATTTACTTCTTTAAAAGAAGAATTAACCCGGGGTGTTTTTAGAACTATAGGTGCCATGTTATTAAAGCCTGCTTTTAAAGATTTTAAGAAAAAGATGGATTACTCAGAACATGGTGGAGCACCCCTTTTAGGTGTAAAAGGAGCATGTATAAAAAGCCATGGTTCTTCTGACGCTAAAGCTATAAAAAATGCAATATTAAAACAAGGAAAGGGGATGATAGAAGTACTAGAAAAATTCAATGAAGGAATATAA